The genomic DNA GGAACAGGCTCCTGCGCGCCTGCTGTTCCTCTTCGAGCAGCCGCACCTGCGACAGCTCGGCCGCGTGCGTGAGCCCGATCACCTCGGCGATGCCGCGCGCCACGGCGGCCGGCGACTGGGTCGCGGGATCGCCGTCGGTCAGCAGATTCGCACCCCGCAGCCCCTCGTAGGACCCGAGCAGTCGCCGCACGTTCGCCGGTGCGTCATCGAGTGCGGCGGTCTCGTTCGCCATCATGTGCTCGTAGAACTCGGGTGGGCGCCGCACCGTCTGACACGCGTTGTTCACGATGAAGTCGAGTCGCGTGCGGGTGCGCAGGAGTTCGGAGCAGAACGCCTCGACGCTCGGGGTGTGGCGCAGGTCGAGCCCGAAGATCTCGAGCCGGTGCCCCCACTCGGCGAAGTCCGGTTCGCGCGCGTAGCGCGCCGCTGAGTCGCGCGGGAAGCGCGTGGTCACGATGAGCTGGGCACCCGCACGCAGCAGCTTGAGCCCGGCCTGATAACCGATCTTCACGCGGCCACCGGTCAGCAGCGCCACCCGGCCGCTCAGGTCCGCCAGTTCGGTTCGCTTGGCGAAATTGAACTCGGCACACGGCGGACACATCTGGTCGTAGAAGTGGTGAAGCGTCGTGTAATCCTGCTTGCAGACGTAGCAGTTCTGCGGCTGGGCCGCCTCGCGCGGCACGGTTTCGCCGTGGACGTCGCGCGGCACGAAGTCGGTCGGCGCGAACACGTTCGGCGTGGTGTAAACCGGCTGGCGCCGCAGCGAGCGAATGCCGGTGCGGGCGAGCAGCTTCTCGTCGCGGCTCACGCGCCCCGCCTTCTGCATGCGAACCTTCGCCTTCACCATGCGCCGGCGGGCCGCGTTGTCGGGGCTGTGCACGCGCCCGGCCGCCTGGATCACGCGCCTGCGATCCTCGGCCGACAGATGCGCGAGCAAGCCGCGATCGGCCACGATCTGCTCGAGCAATTCGGCGGTGGCGCGCAGGCGCTCGACCAGCACGGGGTCTCGCTGGTCCTCGGGGACCATCTCCTCATGAGCTGACATGGCGTCGAGAGTAAAGGACTCCGCAGGCGGAATCCACGCGCCCGGCACTCGCCGTGACCCGACTAGCGATTCAGGTAGTAGGTCACCTTGGCGAGGAAGATGTTGTCCGCATCGGCACGGCCGAGGCGGCGAAACGCGGGGCCCGGTTCAAACGCCGCGTCGCCGTCGACGTCGGTGCGCTTCTGGGTCCACACCAGATAGAACGCCGAGCCGGGCCGGTACTCCCAGCGGTACACCATGTTCGCGGCGAGCGACTTGAAGTCGAAGTCCTCGGAGTAGGCGCCCTGCGGCCCGGCGCCGTCCGGATCGAACTGGCGCGTGGTTTCATCGTAGGTCCAGGCGCCCGCGCCGGGGCCACTGAAGTCGAGGCTGTTGGGCCGCGCGAGTTCGCGCAGGTCGCGGTATTTGCCGGTCGCGATGAGCGGCTGCCCGTAGAACTGCAGGCTCATCGCCGGAGTGAACGACACATTGACGCGCAGATTGGCGGCGAGCGTGGTCTGATCGAGCTGCGCGAACACGTAGCGCCGCCCGTAGGTCGCGGTCGCGGCGGGATCGTCGATTGTCGCGACCAGGAACGCACCGTCGCGCGCTCGCTCGAAGCTCGGCCCGACCTGAACGGACAGATTGGGAAACGGGCGGTAGGTGATGCCGGGCTCCACGCTCCACGACCACGAGTTCTCGTCGGGTGCGGCCGAGGAGTTGGTGCCGAAGTAGTAGTAGCGCACCCGGCTGCCGTCGGTGTCGAAGAAGGTGCTGAAGTTGTACGCCGCCGCATTCTTCATGCGCGGCCCACCGCGGCTGCGTCGAGGATTCACGGTCTCGGGCGAGACCGAACCGGTGAGCTCGGTGACCCAGTTGTTGGTCCACCACCAGAACTTGCTCGCCCACAGGCCCGCGTCGGTGACGTCGCCGTCGAAGTTCGAACCTCCGAACAGTGCGCCCAGCACTCGATGGTGCCGAATGTGATGCGTGGGCTTGGACCAGTTGTAGCCGAACATCGCATGCGCGTTGAGCACGTCCGAGCGGTTCATGAAGCCCAGGTCGTTGACCTCGAAGCCTGGCGAGAGCACACCGGCCGCGGCATTCGTGATCCATGGACCCTTCTCGCGATTGAGCCACACGCGAGCACCCGCGCCCGACAGCGAGGTGGCCGTGGTGTCCAGCTCGAAGCTCTCCGCGTCGGGTCGCTGGTAGTAGCGCCGCGAGCTGAGCTGCAGATCGGTGATCCGTGCCTCGCTGCCGCTCACGTGAGAGGCACCCGCCCAGCCCGACAGCACCCAGGTCTTCGCCGCATCGAGAAAGTGCCAGCCATCCGCCGCCGCGACCACCGAGGTGCGGTTGAACTCGCGCTCGAGTCGCGGATCGTCGAATTCGCGCGCGGCGACCGTCGTGATGAGACCGAGCCCGTGCCGCCGCTCGGGAAATTCCTTCTGATAGCGGCCCACGCCGTAGTAGGTGAGCGGCTCGACTTCGTGCTGCGACTGGCTCGTGAACCCGAACGGCTGGACGTCGGCGTGCTCGCGCGCGGTCAGGGCGTGCAGCATGCCGACGTTTCCGGCGCCGATCTTTCCGCTGACTTTTGCGGCACCCAGAATGGTGGTGCCGTTCGGAACGTCACGGA from Candidatus Eisenbacteria bacterium includes the following:
- a CDS encoding SDR family oxidoreductase, giving the protein MSAHEEMVPEDQRDPVLVERLRATAELLEQIVADRGLLAHLSAEDRRRVIQAAGRVHSPDNAARRRMVKAKVRMQKAGRVSRDEKLLARTGIRSLRRQPVYTTPNVFAPTDFVPRDVHGETVPREAAQPQNCYVCKQDYTTLHHFYDQMCPPCAEFNFAKRTELADLSGRVALLTGGRVKIGYQAGLKLLRAGAQLIVTTRFPRDSAARYAREPDFAEWGHRLEIFGLDLRHTPSVEAFCSELLRTRTRLDFIVNNACQTVRRPPEFYEHMMANETAALDDAPANVRRLLGSYEGLRGANLLTDGDPATQSPAAVARGIAEVIGLTHAAELSQVRLLEEEQQARRSLFPEGRLDQDLQQVDLRGRNSWRLLMAEVPTVELLEVQLVNAIAPFLLNARLKPLMLRTSERDKHIVNVSAVEGQFYRTAKTTKHPHTNMAKAALNMMTRTSATDYFNDGIHMNSIDTGWVTDEDPAAIAERKVIEHRFHPPLDIVDGAARILDPIIVGVNTGVHVWGKFLKDYRETDW
- a CDS encoding carbohydrate binding family 9 domain-containing protein, which encodes MPATALFAAASVAALLADATVASAQDSTSSATTVVREVAIVRRNGPVVLDGHLSDAAWQSAPMIGDFKQREPTEGKAASQRTEMRLLFDEEALYVGARLFDASPDSIVKNLTRRDGQSRSDLIEVLLDPYYDRRSGYFFGVNAAGTLYDGTIYNDGWTDNSWDGVWEGRSRVDAEGWSVEMRIPFSQLRFAQAEPQRWGINFHRSMGRGFEDSYLVYQPHEESGFVSRFPTLVGLEGVSPGTAIEILPFATSKAEYLRHSPGDPFNDGSRAVANFGGDLRMPLGAKLTLNGTVNPDFGQVEVDPAVVNLSDVETFFPEKRPFFVEGSSIFDAGQQGASDYSNFNWSQPTFFYSRRVGRAPAGSLPDDAEFRDVPNGTTILGAAKVSGKIGAGNVGMLHALTAREHADVQPFGFTSQSQHEVEPLTYYGVGRYQKEFPERRHGLGLITTVAAREFDDPRLEREFNRTSVVAAADGWHFLDAAKTWVLSGWAGASHVSGSEARITDLQLSSRRYYQRPDAESFELDTTATSLSGAGARVWLNREKGPWITNAAAGVLSPGFEVNDLGFMNRSDVLNAHAMFGYNWSKPTHHIRHHRVLGALFGGSNFDGDVTDAGLWASKFWWWTNNWVTELTGSVSPETVNPRRSRGGPRMKNAAAYNFSTFFDTDGSRVRYYYFGTNSSAAPDENSWSWSVEPGITYRPFPNLSVQVGPSFERARDGAFLVATIDDPAATATYGRRYVFAQLDQTTLAANLRVNVSFTPAMSLQFYGQPLIATGKYRDLRELARPNSLDFSGPGAGAWTYDETTRQFDPDGAGPQGAYSEDFDFKSLAANMVYRWEYRPGSAFYLVWTQKRTDVDGDAAFEPGPAFRRLGRADADNIFLAKVTYYLNR